A single window of Rhodococcus jostii RHA1 DNA harbors:
- a CDS encoding GntR family transcriptional regulator — MALTDLEPVSRQSTAEFIADRLRVAIMKGALEPGAQLGEAELAAHFQVSRGPLREAMQRLVSEGILHSIRHRGIFVTELTLDDVVDVYRSRSVIERGALEMILDDGRRESTYLALEPAVLVMQAAAERGDAAAVSDADQQFHQILVESSESPRLIRAARTLLIETRMCLGALQTTYDDIREQAQEHATLREAIRTGTAGEVQKLLAEHLDDAVQRLRADQKTLSS, encoded by the coding sequence ATGGCTCTGACTGACCTGGAACCCGTCAGTCGTCAATCGACTGCCGAATTCATCGCGGACCGCCTGCGGGTCGCCATCATGAAGGGTGCACTCGAACCGGGTGCGCAGCTGGGCGAGGCGGAACTGGCCGCGCATTTCCAGGTCTCGCGCGGGCCGCTGCGCGAAGCCATGCAGAGACTGGTGTCCGAGGGCATACTGCACAGCATCCGTCATCGCGGGATCTTCGTGACGGAGCTGACCCTCGACGACGTCGTCGACGTGTACCGCAGCCGCTCTGTCATCGAGCGCGGGGCGCTCGAGATGATTCTCGACGACGGCCGCCGGGAATCCACCTACCTGGCGCTCGAACCCGCCGTGCTCGTGATGCAGGCCGCGGCCGAACGCGGCGACGCCGCCGCCGTCTCGGACGCCGACCAGCAGTTCCATCAGATCCTGGTGGAGAGTTCGGAGAGCCCGCGGCTCATTCGCGCGGCGAGGACGCTGCTGATCGAGACCCGGATGTGCCTGGGTGCGTTGCAGACCACCTACGACGACATCCGCGAGCAGGCGCAGGAACATGCCACCCTGCGCGAGGCGATCCGGACGGGTACAGCTGGAGAGGTGCAGAAACTGCTCGCCGAACACCTGGACGACGCCGTCCAGCGGCTCCGCGCCGACCAGAAGACTCTGTCGTCGTAG
- a CDS encoding MFS transporter: MPLGLLALAMGGFGIGLTEFVIMGLLPEVSADFQVSESVAGYLISGYALSVAIGAIVITAAVTHFDRKRVLQALMVLFIGGNLLSALAPTYDVMMGGRVLAALCHGAFFGIGSVLAADLVPASKRAGAIATMFAGLTIANVLGVPFGTFLGQQFGWRSTFWAITVIGVVALIGIATLVPSVSRPADAPESAGLRSELRAFRSPQVWFSIAVTILGFGGMFGAFTYIAFTLTEVGGFASTSVPWLLVLFGGGLFVGNVLGGRAADKALTRTLITILAVLTVVLVVFALTAGSKPMTIVALFFMGAFGFATVPGLQMRIMNYAAQAPTMASGANIAAFNVGNALGAWLGGITIAAGLGFTSPIWMGAALTVGALAVLVLATALDRRPKGQSVEEDPAVVSV; this comes from the coding sequence ATGCCACTGGGTCTGCTCGCCCTCGCAATGGGCGGCTTCGGGATCGGTCTCACCGAATTCGTCATCATGGGATTGCTGCCGGAGGTGTCGGCCGATTTCCAGGTGAGCGAGTCGGTGGCCGGCTACCTCATTTCCGGCTACGCCCTCTCCGTCGCCATCGGAGCGATCGTCATCACCGCAGCCGTCACCCACTTCGACCGCAAACGTGTGCTCCAGGCGCTGATGGTGCTGTTCATCGGCGGCAACCTGCTGTCGGCACTGGCCCCGACGTACGACGTCATGATGGGCGGACGCGTCCTCGCGGCCCTGTGCCACGGCGCGTTCTTCGGCATCGGCTCGGTCCTCGCCGCCGACCTCGTGCCCGCAAGCAAGCGGGCAGGCGCGATCGCGACGATGTTCGCGGGTCTGACCATCGCCAACGTTCTCGGTGTCCCGTTCGGCACGTTCCTCGGTCAGCAGTTCGGCTGGCGCTCCACGTTCTGGGCCATCACCGTCATCGGTGTCGTGGCGCTGATCGGCATCGCAACGCTGGTGCCGTCCGTGTCCCGTCCGGCGGACGCACCGGAATCCGCCGGTCTGCGTAGCGAACTGCGGGCCTTCCGATCTCCGCAGGTGTGGTTCTCGATCGCCGTCACCATCCTCGGATTCGGCGGTATGTTCGGCGCGTTCACGTACATCGCGTTCACCCTCACCGAGGTCGGCGGATTCGCCTCGACCAGTGTCCCCTGGCTCCTCGTGCTCTTCGGCGGCGGTCTGTTCGTCGGCAACGTCCTCGGTGGACGTGCCGCCGACAAGGCACTCACCCGCACGCTGATCACGATCCTCGCCGTGCTCACCGTCGTGCTCGTCGTGTTCGCCCTCACCGCGGGGAGCAAGCCGATGACTATCGTGGCCCTGTTCTTCATGGGCGCCTTCGGTTTCGCGACCGTCCCCGGACTGCAGATGCGGATCATGAACTACGCGGCGCAGGCGCCGACCATGGCGTCCGGCGCGAACATCGCCGCGTTCAACGTGGGCAACGCACTCGGGGCCTGGCTCGGCGGCATCACCATCGCCGCGGGACTCGGCTTCACGTCCCCGATCTGGATGGGTGCCGCACTGACCGTGGGTGCGCTCGCCGTTCTCGTCCTCGCCACCGCACTCGACCGTCGGCCGAAAGGTCAGTCGGTGGAGGAGGATCCGGCGGTGGTGTCGGTCTGA
- the thpD gene encoding ectoine hydroxylase → MTQVAEVQGYTNHHDRYPTRIAAEPSMLQRAEPAVWGTPADGPFDSSALAGHESRGFTIIDNILNAGEVKSCREELDRLSRDPAMRDSGRVICERGTDEVRSVFDVHRRSDVVAELIRDGRILDRARQLLGSDVYIHQSRINSMPGFKGTGFYWHSDFETWHAEDGLPVPRAVSCSITLTENYPFNGSLMVMPGSHKRFVQCVGATPDENYTSSLVAQEVGVPRREDVTRMAGEFGIDQFTGAAGTALWFDSNVMHGSGNNITPYPRSNLFLVFNSVENTLVEPFAAARPRPEYIASRDFTPLS, encoded by the coding sequence ATGACTCAGGTAGCTGAGGTTCAGGGATACACCAACCACCACGATCGCTACCCCACTCGGATCGCCGCCGAGCCGTCGATGCTCCAACGGGCCGAACCCGCCGTGTGGGGCACACCCGCCGACGGGCCGTTCGATTCGTCGGCCCTCGCCGGACACGAGTCACGCGGCTTCACCATCATCGACAACATCCTGAACGCCGGCGAAGTGAAGTCGTGCCGGGAGGAACTCGACCGGCTGTCCCGGGACCCCGCGATGCGTGACAGCGGGCGCGTCATCTGCGAACGCGGCACCGACGAGGTCCGTTCCGTCTTCGACGTGCACCGGCGCAGCGACGTGGTCGCCGAGCTGATCCGCGACGGCAGAATTCTCGACCGCGCACGGCAACTCCTCGGCTCCGACGTCTACATCCACCAGAGCCGGATCAACTCGATGCCCGGGTTCAAGGGCACCGGCTTCTACTGGCACTCGGACTTCGAGACCTGGCACGCCGAGGACGGTCTCCCCGTCCCGCGGGCCGTCAGCTGCTCGATCACGCTCACCGAGAACTACCCGTTCAACGGGTCGCTGATGGTGATGCCCGGTTCGCACAAGCGATTCGTCCAGTGCGTCGGCGCCACCCCCGACGAGAACTACACGTCGTCTCTCGTCGCCCAGGAGGTCGGGGTTCCGCGTCGTGAAGACGTGACCCGGATGGCGGGGGAGTTCGGGATCGACCAGTTCACCGGTGCCGCAGGCACCGCGCTGTGGTTCGACTCGAACGTCATGCACGGGTCGGGGAACAACATCACGCCCTACCCCCGGTCCAATCTGTTCCTCGTGTTCAACAGTGTCGAGAACACCCTCGTCGAGCCGTTCGCCGCGGCGCGTCCGCGGCCCGAGTACATCGCGTCACGCGACTTCACGCCGCTGTCCTGA
- a CDS encoding acetoacetate decarboxylase family protein: MTSHQVLGKQVDMPVEIRAASAFMAMYSVPTRAAQSLIDYTGLEILQFRPGRGICVLVFVDYVDGDLGPYNEFGVAFLVRDHRADSTSVPRDLKALARGRAGALIHHLPVDGDFTLAAGRGIWGFPKVLADFDVDHTGSVRRGSVSRDGRLIAQLSVKPGIAVPGSGAGTSLAAYSHLDGLTRFTTWDMHPTGIRSRPGGAELKLGSHPIADELRSLGLPKRALVTSSIPELKMTFGDAQPV, translated from the coding sequence GTGACGTCGCACCAGGTTCTCGGCAAGCAGGTCGACATGCCCGTGGAGATCCGGGCCGCGTCCGCGTTCATGGCGATGTATTCGGTGCCGACCCGCGCCGCCCAGTCGCTGATCGACTACACCGGCCTCGAGATCCTGCAGTTCCGGCCGGGACGCGGCATCTGCGTCCTCGTGTTCGTCGACTACGTGGACGGCGACCTCGGCCCGTACAACGAATTCGGGGTGGCGTTCCTCGTCCGCGACCACCGGGCCGACAGCACCTCGGTCCCCCGGGACCTGAAGGCGCTGGCCCGGGGCCGGGCGGGTGCGCTGATTCATCACCTGCCCGTCGACGGCGACTTCACTCTGGCCGCCGGCCGCGGCATCTGGGGCTTCCCGAAGGTCCTGGCCGATTTCGACGTCGACCACACCGGTTCCGTCAGGCGCGGTTCGGTGAGCCGGGACGGCCGGCTGATCGCACAGTTGAGTGTCAAGCCGGGTATTGCGGTGCCGGGTTCGGGGGCAGGCACGTCGCTCGCCGCCTATTCGCACCTCGACGGGCTCACCCGATTCACCACCTGGGACATGCACCCGACCGGGATCCGCTCCCGGCCCGGAGGGGCGGAGCTCAAACTGGGCAGCCACCCGATCGCGGACGAACTACGGTCGCTGGGACTTCCGAAACGGGCACTCGTCACGTCCTCGATCCCCGAATTGAAGATGACGTTCGGGGACGCGCAGCCCGTCTGA
- a CDS encoding amino acid-binding protein has protein sequence MNDAEREPGVHVNACEVCGRLPHPRRVRLALAKLCAVFPVELLLHALVIHFHVSYLMTVTVLTVSTTVLVIWVVEPSAMRLLGGWLHGPPDGKHGPLPTGQSLWRIRVRVSDQPGQLESLAHNLAKLEANILTVHVHHLDGGSLDELIVGACRETSPEALAHAVRAGGGRSVGIWPASALALIDGQTKALTLAARVAADPSELPLSIAELLGAQYVDSRVSDHPPTGASVEIPSGEGEPLVFVRPADEPFTPAEIARARRLSELAQRTRETANSGGLAGPAT, from the coding sequence ATGAACGATGCCGAGAGAGAACCCGGAGTTCATGTCAACGCGTGTGAGGTGTGCGGCCGGCTTCCGCACCCCCGTCGCGTCCGCCTGGCGCTCGCGAAACTGTGCGCCGTCTTTCCCGTCGAACTATTGCTCCATGCCCTGGTCATTCACTTCCACGTCTCCTATCTGATGACCGTCACGGTCCTGACCGTCAGCACCACGGTGCTGGTGATCTGGGTGGTGGAGCCGTCGGCGATGAGACTGCTCGGCGGCTGGCTGCACGGTCCGCCCGACGGCAAGCACGGCCCTCTCCCGACGGGGCAGTCGCTCTGGCGCATCCGTGTCCGGGTGAGCGACCAACCGGGACAGCTCGAATCGCTGGCCCACAATCTCGCGAAGCTGGAGGCGAACATCCTGACGGTGCACGTCCATCACCTGGACGGCGGTTCGCTCGACGAGTTGATCGTCGGCGCGTGCCGCGAGACGTCGCCGGAGGCGCTCGCGCATGCCGTCCGGGCCGGAGGCGGACGCAGTGTGGGAATCTGGCCGGCGTCGGCGCTCGCGCTGATCGACGGCCAGACCAAGGCACTGACGTTGGCGGCGCGGGTGGCGGCCGATCCGTCCGAACTGCCCCTGTCGATCGCGGAGCTTCTCGGCGCCCAGTACGTCGATTCGCGGGTGAGCGACCATCCGCCCACGGGGGCGTCCGTCGAGATCCCGTCGGGTGAGGGTGAGCCGCTCGTCTTCGTGCGGCCGGCGGACGAGCCGTTCACTCCGGCCGAGATCGCCCGCGCCCGTCGCCTGAGCGAGCTGGCGCAGCGAACCCGCGAGACCGCGAACTCGGGGGGACTCGCCGGGCCTGCCACGTGA
- a CDS encoding aldo/keto reductase, producing MSPRVPSIVLNSGTIIPQLGLGVWQADNDETEHAVGFALDEAGYRHIDTAAAYGNEEGVGRGIANSGVAREDIFLTTKLWNADQGYEPALKAFDASLGRLGVDYVDLYLIHWPLQDDDRILRTWDALEKIAESGRAKAIGVCNFEPRHLQLLIDRGGVVPAVDQVELHPHLAQQEIRTFAVEHGIAVESWSPLGGTSNSGWGDDSKPNTLLTDPIITRIGDRHSKSPAQVLIRWHLQSGLIVIPKSVHESRIRENIDVFDFELSEQDLSEIETMDDGVRVGAHPDELNIDAPE from the coding sequence ATGAGTCCTCGAGTACCCAGCATCGTGCTGAATTCCGGAACCATCATCCCGCAGCTCGGCTTGGGCGTCTGGCAGGCGGACAACGACGAGACCGAACACGCCGTGGGGTTCGCCCTGGACGAGGCGGGCTACCGGCACATCGACACCGCCGCCGCATACGGCAACGAGGAAGGGGTCGGCCGCGGCATCGCGAACTCGGGAGTCGCCCGCGAAGACATCTTTCTCACCACCAAGTTGTGGAACGCCGATCAGGGCTACGAGCCGGCGTTGAAGGCGTTCGACGCCAGCCTCGGACGTCTCGGCGTCGATTATGTCGACCTTTACCTGATCCATTGGCCGCTGCAGGACGACGACCGCATCCTCCGCACGTGGGATGCGCTGGAGAAGATCGCCGAGTCGGGTCGCGCGAAGGCGATCGGTGTGTGCAATTTCGAACCGCGTCACCTGCAGTTGCTGATCGACCGGGGCGGCGTCGTTCCGGCGGTCGACCAGGTGGAGTTGCATCCGCATCTGGCGCAGCAGGAGATCCGGACGTTCGCCGTCGAGCACGGTATCGCCGTCGAATCGTGGAGCCCGCTCGGCGGCACCAGCAACTCGGGGTGGGGCGACGACTCGAAGCCGAACACGCTGCTCACCGACCCGATCATCACCCGCATCGGCGACCGGCACAGCAAGAGCCCGGCCCAGGTGCTGATCCGCTGGCACCTGCAGAGTGGGCTGATCGTCATCCCCAAGTCGGTGCACGAGTCGCGGATCCGCGAGAACATCGACGTGTTCGATTTCGAGCTCAGCGAGCAGGACCTCAGCGAGATCGAGACGATGGACGACGGCGTCCGCGTCGGAGCCCACCCGGACGAGTTGAACATCGACGCACCGGAGTAG
- a CDS encoding neutral/alkaline ceramidase, translating to MQIRRRSVLAGAALTPTFATLGSGTAPANPDPDSEFLIGVGISDATGPVADVGMMGYSSFEQRAEGLHQRTRARAFVFAEPGRQRVVYVCVDVCMIFQSVHDAVLARLAELHGGLYTERNVMLTAVHSHAACGGASHDYAYNLAVLGHNRQVFDAEVCGIVEAITAAHDSLAPGSVSYGRSELTDASVNRSRIAFGRNPSEDRDYYPLGIDTSMRVLRITQGGRDVGAINWFPTHGASLTNTNHLISGDNKGAAAYFWEHDHEGVRYLDDDKPRFVAAFPQTNTGDMSPNLDLRPGHGPTDDEFENTRIIGRRQVAAARTAWESASDILTGGVDSRIMYLDMANQEVGGEFTPDGRTYRTSPACVGAAMSAGSTEDGPAIPIFPEGTTNPLVDALGGMDAPIPQWLQDAQAPKLVLVAVGLLPPDGWVPHVLKIQIIRIGGVYVVGGPAEFTIVSGLRIRRTVADRLGVPLENVIFQGYANSYASYCTTPQEYDAQQYEGGSTLFGRYTLPAYQQGFAALADAMRTGRDVPRGPAPRDLSQFQPYAGPGVDHDEPPAGRVFGDVLTEPAAKVSAGEQVTVEFVTGHPRNDPRRRGTFLEIQRRGGDGWVRHADDGDWSTKYRWTRTGSNRSVAQITWDVPAGTPAGRYRVQHFGNSRDAAGAITSFTGTSNEFEVG from the coding sequence GTGCAGATCAGACGACGCAGCGTGCTCGCGGGGGCGGCCCTGACTCCGACGTTCGCCACGCTCGGTTCCGGGACGGCACCCGCAAATCCCGACCCCGACTCCGAATTCCTCATCGGGGTCGGCATTTCCGACGCCACCGGGCCGGTCGCCGACGTCGGGATGATGGGGTACTCCAGCTTCGAGCAGCGCGCCGAGGGACTGCATCAGCGGACCCGTGCGCGGGCGTTCGTGTTCGCCGAGCCCGGTCGGCAGCGCGTGGTCTACGTGTGCGTCGACGTGTGCATGATCTTTCAGTCCGTGCACGACGCCGTGCTGGCCCGGCTCGCGGAACTCCACGGCGGCCTGTACACGGAGCGGAACGTTATGCTCACGGCGGTGCACTCCCACGCGGCGTGCGGCGGGGCGTCCCACGACTACGCCTACAACCTCGCCGTGCTCGGCCACAATCGTCAAGTGTTCGACGCCGAGGTCTGCGGCATCGTCGAGGCGATCACCGCAGCGCACGATTCCCTCGCTCCAGGTTCGGTGTCGTACGGGCGCAGCGAACTCACCGATGCCAGTGTCAACCGTTCGCGGATCGCCTTCGGCCGCAACCCCTCCGAGGACCGGGATTACTACCCCCTGGGCATCGACACGTCGATGCGGGTCCTGCGAATCACGCAGGGCGGCAGAGACGTCGGGGCGATCAACTGGTTCCCCACCCACGGCGCTTCGCTCACCAACACGAACCATCTGATATCCGGCGACAACAAGGGTGCGGCCGCCTACTTCTGGGAGCACGACCACGAGGGTGTCCGCTACCTCGACGACGACAAGCCTCGTTTCGTCGCCGCGTTCCCGCAGACGAACACCGGCGACATGTCCCCCAACCTCGACCTCCGGCCCGGCCACGGACCCACCGACGACGAATTCGAGAACACCCGCATCATCGGGCGACGGCAGGTCGCGGCCGCACGCACGGCGTGGGAATCGGCGTCAGACATTCTCACCGGCGGTGTGGACAGCCGAATCATGTACCTCGACATGGCGAATCAGGAGGTCGGCGGCGAATTCACCCCCGACGGCCGCACCTATCGCACGTCCCCCGCGTGTGTCGGGGCCGCCATGAGCGCGGGCAGCACCGAGGACGGTCCGGCCATCCCGATCTTCCCGGAAGGCACCACCAACCCGCTCGTCGACGCGCTCGGCGGGATGGACGCTCCGATCCCGCAGTGGCTGCAGGACGCGCAGGCCCCGAAACTCGTGCTCGTGGCCGTCGGTCTGCTGCCACCCGACGGGTGGGTTCCGCACGTGCTGAAGATTCAGATCATCCGCATCGGCGGCGTGTACGTGGTGGGCGGCCCGGCGGAATTCACGATCGTGTCCGGGCTGCGGATCCGCCGCACCGTCGCCGACAGACTCGGTGTGCCGCTGGAGAACGTGATCTTCCAGGGCTACGCCAACTCGTACGCGAGTTACTGCACCACCCCGCAGGAGTACGACGCGCAGCAGTACGAGGGCGGCTCGACCCTCTTCGGCCGCTACACGCTGCCCGCGTACCAGCAGGGATTCGCGGCGCTCGCGGACGCGATGCGCACCGGCCGCGACGTTCCCCGCGGCCCAGCGCCCCGCGACCTGTCGCAGTTCCAGCCGTACGCCGGTCCGGGCGTCGACCACGACGAACCACCGGCAGGGCGCGTCTTCGGCGACGTACTGACCGAGCCCGCCGCGAAAGTGTCGGCGGGCGAACAGGTCACGGTCGAGTTCGTCACCGGCCACCCCCGGAACGACCCGCGCCGGCGTGGCACGTTCCTCGAGATCCAGCGCCGGGGCGGCGACGGCTGGGTGCGTCACGCCGACGACGGCGACTGGTCGACCAAGTACCGCTGGACGCGCACCGGGTCGAACCGGTCGGTCGCGCAGATCACGTGGGACGTCCCCGCCGGAACTCCCGCCGGGCGCTACCGTGTGCAGCACTTCGGCAACAGCCGCGACGCGGCAGGCGCGATCACCTCGTTCACCGGGACGTCGAACGAATTCGAGGTCGGATAG
- a CDS encoding cytochrome P450: protein MTNRPDFDLIDGRFYSGELGDPRQAYAWMRAHEPVYRADGILGAASYEAVLAAERDPELFSNAGGIRPGLGPLPQMIDMDDPQHLQHRRLVNAGFTRKQVEAKIGRIREICDHLIDAACDKDEVDFVRDLAAPLPMAVVGDMLGMRPEERDTFLQWSDDLMNALGSNATPEELQAQANAYLAFNEFTLRTIEERRQNPTDDLTSILVHSEIDGHRLSDPDIVGETLLILIGGDETTRHVLSGGMEQLMRHPDQHQRLVNDPDGIPAAVEEMLRWSSPIKNMCRTVTRDVEFFGTDLRQGEKMMLLFESANFDDAVFDSPEVFDIERSPNPHVAFGFGTHFCLGNQFARLEAKIMFEQLLSRLPDMVLVDDGPLRRRPANFVSGLEEMPVKL from the coding sequence ATGACGAACAGGCCGGATTTCGATCTGATCGACGGACGGTTCTACTCGGGCGAACTCGGCGACCCTCGGCAGGCCTACGCATGGATGCGCGCCCACGAACCCGTGTATCGGGCGGACGGGATTCTCGGCGCCGCGTCGTACGAGGCCGTCCTGGCGGCCGAACGCGACCCGGAGTTGTTCTCGAACGCGGGCGGCATCCGGCCCGGGCTGGGCCCGTTGCCGCAGATGATCGACATGGACGATCCACAGCACCTGCAACACCGTCGCCTCGTCAACGCCGGATTCACCCGCAAACAGGTGGAAGCGAAGATCGGCCGGATCCGGGAGATCTGCGATCACCTCATCGACGCCGCGTGCGACAAGGACGAAGTGGACTTCGTGCGCGACCTGGCCGCGCCGCTCCCCATGGCCGTCGTCGGCGACATGCTCGGCATGCGGCCCGAGGAACGCGACACGTTCCTGCAATGGTCCGACGACCTGATGAACGCACTCGGCAGCAACGCCACCCCGGAAGAACTCCAGGCCCAGGCCAACGCGTACCTGGCATTCAACGAATTCACGCTCCGGACCATCGAGGAGCGGCGGCAGAATCCGACGGACGACCTCACCAGCATCCTCGTGCACAGCGAGATCGACGGGCACCGGCTCAGCGACCCGGACATCGTCGGCGAAACCCTGCTGATCCTGATCGGCGGCGACGAGACCACCCGGCACGTCCTCAGCGGCGGCATGGAACAACTGATGCGTCACCCCGACCAGCATCAGCGGCTCGTGAACGACCCCGACGGGATCCCGGCGGCGGTCGAGGAGATGCTGCGCTGGTCTTCGCCGATCAAGAACATGTGCCGCACCGTCACCCGCGACGTCGAATTCTTCGGAACCGACCTGCGCCAGGGCGAGAAGATGATGCTGCTCTTCGAATCCGCCAACTTCGACGACGCCGTGTTCGACAGTCCCGAGGTGTTCGACATCGAACGGTCGCCGAACCCGCACGTCGCATTCGGTTTCGGCACCCACTTCTGCCTGGGGAACCAATTCGCCCGGCTCGAAGCGAAGATCATGTTCGAGCAACTGCTGTCGCGGCTGCCGGACATGGTGCTCGTCGACGACGGCCCACTGCGGCGTCGTCCCGCCAACTTCGTGTCCGGGCTCGAGGAGATGCCGGTGAAGCTCTAG
- a CDS encoding beta-propeller fold lactonase family protein: MFARTSTVLTIGVATLGLLATTAGAAPTYAVTATVPVGQTPMQVAVAPGGAVTYATNSGANSVSVIDTATNAVTATVPVGGGPTGIAVTPNGARAFVVNTADRSVSVIDTATNTVAATIAVGEFALAVAVSADGAHAYVTNGVESTVSVIDTATNTVTATVPVGAFPIQLAANGTHVYVTNSSDNTVTVIDTATTTVVDTIPVASHPSAVTATNDRAYVRSGAEMSVIDAATNTVTATFGVDGTMGGAAVTADGHTLYVVDSEGGAVTVFDPGTNTEVTSLAVGGSAGGVAVSADGARAYATSQNENTIATISRAPGDATLPR; encoded by the coding sequence ATGTTCGCCCGCACTTCGACTGTCCTGACGATCGGCGTCGCCACGCTGGGCCTCCTGGCCACCACCGCCGGTGCGGCGCCGACGTATGCCGTGACCGCCACCGTTCCCGTCGGGCAGACGCCGATGCAGGTGGCGGTCGCACCAGGCGGCGCCGTCACGTACGCCACGAACTCCGGGGCCAACAGCGTCTCCGTCATCGACACCGCCACGAACGCCGTCACCGCCACCGTCCCGGTGGGCGGCGGACCCACCGGAATCGCCGTCACCCCGAACGGTGCGAGGGCGTTCGTCGTGAACACCGCCGACCGGAGCGTGTCCGTGATCGACACCGCCACCAACACCGTGGCGGCCACGATTGCGGTCGGCGAATTCGCCTTGGCGGTCGCGGTATCCGCAGACGGGGCCCACGCCTACGTCACCAACGGCGTCGAGAGTACCGTCTCCGTGATCGACACCGCCACGAATACGGTGACCGCCACGGTTCCGGTCGGCGCCTTCCCCATCCAGCTCGCGGCCAACGGCACGCACGTGTACGTCACCAACTCCTCCGACAACACGGTGACGGTGATCGACACGGCGACGACGACCGTCGTCGACACGATTCCCGTCGCCTCCCACCCCAGTGCCGTGACGGCCACGAACGACCGGGCCTACGTGCGGAGCGGCGCGGAGATGTCGGTGATCGACGCGGCCACCAACACGGTGACCGCCACATTCGGTGTCGACGGGACGATGGGCGGTGCCGCGGTGACCGCGGACGGACACACCCTGTACGTCGTCGACTCCGAGGGTGGGGCCGTCACCGTGTTCGATCCGGGCACCAACACCGAGGTGACGTCGCTCGCCGTCGGCGGCAGCGCCGGTGGCGTCGCGGTCTCCGCCGACGGCGCGAGGGCCTACGCCACCAGTCAGAACGAGAACACGATCGCCACCATCTCGCGCGCACCGGGCGACGCGACGCTGCCGCGCTGA
- a CDS encoding MarR family winged helix-turn-helix transcriptional regulator translates to MAVADDAVEIRSQGWRTLAALHGLLEAELERALQRGHDLSVVEYTVLDALSRQDGWHMRMAQLARAAALSSSATTRLVNRLENRGLLTRILCDDDRRGIYTELTPAGRAALDEARPTHDATLEAALDRAADIPELAHLARALHEVPA, encoded by the coding sequence ATGGCAGTCGCTGACGACGCCGTCGAGATCCGGTCGCAGGGATGGCGCACGCTCGCGGCCCTGCACGGGCTACTCGAGGCGGAGCTCGAACGCGCCCTGCAGCGTGGGCACGATCTCTCGGTGGTCGAGTACACGGTGCTCGACGCCCTCAGCCGCCAGGACGGCTGGCACATGCGCATGGCGCAACTCGCCCGCGCGGCGGCGTTGAGCAGCAGCGCTACGACCAGGCTCGTGAACCGTCTGGAGAACCGCGGACTGCTCACCCGCATTCTGTGCGACGACGACCGCCGCGGCATCTACACCGAGCTCACACCGGCCGGCCGGGCCGCACTGGACGAGGCTCGTCCCACTCACGACGCCACGCTGGAGGCGGCGCTCGATCGGGCCGCCGACATTCCCGAGCTCGCCCATCTCGCCCGAGCCCTGCACGAAGTCCCCGCATAG
- a CDS encoding SDR family oxidoreductase, with amino-acid sequence MVTNDGSSGLAKTSVLVTGGGSGIGLGVATALAADGVHVTICGRNEEKLARAAEQITTGDPAGTVDTVTADVTNEDDVIRAVATAAERTGQLHGVVTCAGGNETVGPVTQLDVDAWRRTVDLNVTGTMLTIKHSARALVAGGGGSIVTISSIASSNTHRWFGAYGPSKAGVDNLTQLAADELGASNVRVNCIRPGLTRTDLVALITDGGPVLDDYLANTPIARVGEVTDIAALAKFLLGPDSTWITGQIINVDGGQMLRRGPDFTSMFEPMFGADGLRGVVGP; translated from the coding sequence GTGGTTACCAACGACGGCAGCAGCGGGCTCGCGAAGACGTCCGTACTCGTCACCGGTGGCGGCAGTGGCATCGGACTGGGTGTCGCCACCGCCCTCGCGGCCGACGGCGTCCACGTCACGATCTGCGGTCGCAACGAGGAGAAACTGGCACGCGCAGCGGAGCAGATCACCACCGGCGATCCCGCGGGGACGGTCGACACGGTCACCGCCGACGTCACGAACGAGGACGACGTCATCCGCGCTGTCGCAACAGCGGCCGAGCGCACCGGGCAGCTCCACGGCGTCGTCACCTGCGCAGGCGGGAACGAAACGGTGGGACCCGTGACCCAACTCGACGTGGACGCGTGGCGGCGGACCGTGGACCTGAACGTCACCGGCACCATGCTGACGATCAAGCATTCCGCGCGGGCGCTCGTCGCCGGAGGCGGCGGTTCCATCGTCACCATCTCCTCGATCGCGAGCAGCAACACGCACCGCTGGTTCGGCGCATACGGTCCGTCCAAGGCGGGTGTCGACAACCTGACGCAACTCGCCGCCGACGAACTCGGGGCCAGCAACGTCCGCGTCAACTGCATCCGCCCCGGACTGACCCGCACCGACCTCGTCGCGCTCATCACCGACGGCGGGCCCGTCCTGGACGACTACCTGGCCAACACCCCGATCGCACGGGTCGGCGAGGTCACCGACATCGCCGCGCTCGCCAAGTTCCTCCTCGGCCCCGACTCCACCTGGATCACGGGGCAGATCATCAACGTCGACGGCGGCCAGATGTTGCGTCGTGGACCCGACTTCACGTCGATGTTCGAGCCCATGTTCGGCGCCGACGGTCTGCGCGGGGTGGTCGGGCCGTGA